The Tenrec ecaudatus isolate mTenEca1 chromosome 9, mTenEca1.hap1, whole genome shotgun sequence genome window below encodes:
- the LOC142456644 gene encoding olfactory receptor 2A12-like, which produces MGDNQTWITEVTLLGFHVDPSLEYFFFGLFSLCYVLTLLGNGAIVWLICLDHRLHTPMYFFISNLAVVDMSYASTNVPKMLVNLLSKKRTILFVPCIMQTLFLMSFGVAECLFLVVMSYDRYVAICHPLRYSVIMSWRVCITLAVTSWILSFLLSLVHIILIFRLPFCGPHEIDHFFCEFLSILKLACADISLNLLVLSAGCALIALGPLCVVLVSYTRILIAIIRIQSGDGRRKAFSTCSSHLCVVGLFFGSAIIMYISPNSSHAEEQQKVIYLLYSLFNPMVNPLIYSMRNAEVKGALRRVLCKESST; this is translated from the coding sequence ATGGGGGACAACCAGACCTGGAtcacagaggtcaccttactGGGATTCCACGTGGACCCCTCACTGGAATACTTCTTCTTTGGGCTCTTCTCCTTGTGCTATGTTTTAACCCTGCTGGGAAATGGAGCTATTGTATGGCTCATCTGCCTGGATCACCGACTTCACACTCCCATGTACTTCTTCATCTCCAATCTGGCAGTTGTGGACATGTCCTATGCCTCCACCAATGTCCCCAAGATGCTGGTGAACCTCCTGAGCAAGAAAAGAACCATCCTCTTTGTCCCTTGCATCATGCAGACCTTATTCCTTATGTCCTTCGGCGTGGCGGAATGCCTTTTCCTGGTGGTGATGTCCTATGATCGTTATGTGGCCATCTGCCATCCCCTTAGATATTCGGTCATCATGAGCTGGAGGGTTTGTATTACCTTAGCAGTGACCTCCTGGATACTTAGCTTTCTCTTGTCTCTGGTTCATATCATTCTCATCTTTAGGTTGCCCTTTTGTGGACCTCATGAGATTGACCACTTCTTCTGTGAATTCCTGTCTATCCTTAAGCTGGCCTGTGCTGACATATCGCTCAACCTATTGGTCCTCTCTGCTGGTTGTGCGTTGATTGCATTGGGGCCCCTCTGCGTGGTGCTGGTCTCCTACACCCGCATCCTCATCGCCATCATAAGGATCCAGTCTGGGGATGGACGCAGGAAGGCCTTCTCCACCTGCTCCTCCCACCTCTGCGTGGTCGGGCTCTTCTTTGGCAGTGCCATCATCATGTACATTTCCCCCAACTCCAGCCATGCTGAGGAGCAGCAGAAGGTCATTTACCTGTTGTACTCTCTGTTTAACCCTATGGTGAACCCCCTGATCTACAGCATGAGGAATGCAGAGGTGAAGGGTGCCCTGCGGAGAGTGCTGTGCAAGGAGAGCTCAACCTGA